A single Streptomyces sp. 2114.4 DNA region contains:
- a CDS encoding methionyl-tRNA formyltransferase, which produces MTGAARRARVLGPSGPGRPLRIGVLASATGGNLRTLLSLQHTAPDRFQVCLVASHGTRVAALDVAREAGVEAWTGDFDAHCGSASQAAAEGPDAVRRYRERARSWHDGLNSRMASWEADNGPLDLVVLAYHRWIEGALLDRYAHRMINQHPGDLSVLADDGSRALTGKDPVRLAMSRGHRATRTSCFLVDGTHDGGAVLCTGPPVPVGDRRPTAEDAWQQELLQKQRSDRPCLEWTVRAFAAGRLAVDGARHADGSRVVLVDGEVTPLGGKRLDDTDD; this is translated from the coding sequence ATGACCGGGGCGGCGCGCCGGGCGCGGGTGCTCGGCCCGTCCGGGCCCGGACGCCCGCTGCGGATCGGCGTGCTGGCCTCGGCGACCGGCGGGAACCTGCGCACGCTGCTGTCCCTGCAGCACACCGCGCCGGACCGCTTCCAGGTCTGCCTGGTCGCCTCCCACGGCACGCGGGTCGCGGCGCTGGACGTGGCGCGCGAGGCCGGTGTGGAGGCGTGGACCGGCGACTTCGACGCACACTGCGGCTCGGCGTCGCAGGCGGCCGCCGAGGGCCCGGACGCCGTACGCCGCTACCGCGAACGGGCCCGCTCCTGGCACGACGGGCTCAACTCCCGTATGGCGAGCTGGGAGGCGGACAACGGCCCGCTGGACCTGGTGGTCCTGGCGTACCACCGCTGGATCGAGGGGGCGCTGCTGGACCGCTACGCCCACCGGATGATCAACCAGCATCCGGGCGACCTGAGCGTGCTGGCGGACGACGGCAGCCGGGCGCTGACCGGCAAGGACCCGGTCCGGCTCGCCATGAGCCGGGGGCACCGCGCGACCCGGACGTCCTGCTTCCTCGTCGACGGGACCCACGACGGGGGCGCCGTGCTGTGCACGGGGCCGCCGGTGCCGGTCGGCGACCGCCGCCCCACCGCCGAGGACGCCTGGCAGCAGGAACTGCTCCAGAAACAACGGAGCGACCGCCCCTGCCTGGAGTGGACGGTGCGCGCCTTCGCCGCCGGGCGCCTGGCCGTGGACGGCGCCCGGCACGCCGACGGCAGCCGGGTGGTGCTGGTCGACGGGGAGGTCACCCCGCTCGGAGGAAAGAGACTCGATGACACTGACGACTGA
- a CDS encoding aminotransferase class III-fold pyridoxal phosphate-dependent enzyme has product MPVLNTGAQRTQIPPFAGAGNLIYRSAQVPRFVGGQGCFLTAADGRRYLDAEAANGTLSWGYDNELLREALNRCMELPALPSFCESELRLSVLERIERLCSEAVGAPGRVELDLGGAQGMETALRIAFSNNGPGTVVVFEGAFHGRSGVTSMLSSSPRYRELLAAWGLEVVRLPSPDCLRCPHAGPAGGCSGGCTQAVARWGSELSGVGGRHHGRKVSAFVFESVQNVGGMVTPDPALLRAAVDHARAQGAVIIADEIFTGMHRVGPRWGFQRAGVRPDVIVTSKALTNGAAALSAVWAREPLADPEHYPPGSHSSTFVGIPHALAVTETVLDRWEAWKDVDKDVLALEDGLRTRLRQLADRYPHLISRTDAMGATARIVLSGHHAARIRELGAHVHPDYGLLVASTGMAPDVLNIHPPLVTGEAELDLLAGILDLAFGALDRETAHGPGNGTP; this is encoded by the coding sequence GTGCCTGTCCTGAACACCGGCGCGCAGCGCACGCAGATACCGCCCTTCGCGGGCGCGGGCAACCTGATCTACCGCTCCGCGCAGGTCCCCCGCTTCGTTGGCGGCCAGGGCTGTTTCCTCACAGCGGCCGACGGACGGCGGTATCTGGACGCCGAGGCCGCCAACGGAACCCTCTCCTGGGGATACGACAACGAGCTGCTGCGCGAGGCGCTGAACCGCTGCATGGAGCTGCCGGCCCTCCCGTCGTTCTGCGAGTCGGAGCTGCGCCTGAGCGTCCTGGAGCGCATCGAGCGGCTGTGCTCCGAGGCCGTCGGGGCGCCGGGCCGGGTCGAGCTGGACCTGGGCGGCGCCCAGGGCATGGAGACCGCGCTGCGCATCGCCTTCAGCAACAACGGGCCCGGCACGGTCGTGGTCTTCGAGGGCGCCTTCCACGGCCGCTCCGGGGTGACCAGCATGCTCAGCAGCAGCCCGCGCTACCGCGAACTGCTCGCCGCCTGGGGCCTGGAGGTCGTACGGCTGCCCAGCCCCGACTGCCTGCGCTGCCCGCACGCCGGGCCCGCCGGCGGCTGCTCCGGCGGCTGCACGCAGGCCGTGGCCCGCTGGGGCTCGGAGCTCAGCGGGGTCGGCGGCCGCCACCACGGCCGCAAGGTCTCCGCCTTCGTCTTCGAATCCGTGCAGAACGTGGGCGGCATGGTGACGCCCGACCCCGCGCTGCTGCGCGCGGCCGTCGACCACGCCCGTGCCCAGGGCGCCGTGATCATCGCCGACGAGATCTTCACGGGCATGCACCGGGTCGGCCCCCGCTGGGGATTCCAGCGCGCGGGCGTCAGGCCGGACGTCATCGTGACGAGCAAGGCGCTCACCAACGGCGCGGCCGCGCTGAGCGCCGTGTGGGCCCGCGAACCGCTGGCCGACCCCGAGCACTACCCGCCGGGCAGCCACTCCTCCACCTTCGTCGGGATCCCGCACGCGCTCGCCGTGACGGAGACCGTGCTGGACCGCTGGGAGGCGTGGAAGGACGTGGACAAGGACGTCCTCGCCCTGGAGGACGGTCTGCGCACCCGGCTGCGGCAGCTCGCGGACCGGTACCCCCACCTCATCAGCCGGACCGATGCCATGGGAGCCACCGCGCGGATCGTGCTGAGCGGCCACCACGCCGCCCGCATCCGGGAGTTGGGTGCTCACGTCCACCCCGACTACGGCCTGCTCGTGGCCTCGACCGGGATGGCACCGGACGTCCTCAACATCCACCCGCCGCTGGTGACCGGCGAGGCCGAGCTCGACCTGCTCGCCGGGATCCTGGATCTGGCCTTCGGCGCGCTGGACCGGGAGACCGCTCACGGCCCGGGGAACGGCACGCCATGA
- a CDS encoding alpha/beta hydrolase encodes MTVQEGVLRYGDSPWQRIDLYTPVREPVRGAAVIFHGGFWRHDRIARDLEPLAVALVRRGCATAAVEYRPAWDGGQWPAAAEDAVQALERLDAVGAPWQDATLVGHSAGAHLALAAVAGRGAGRRAVLLAPVVDLAHTLATGTGGPAVGHFLAGHLAAGGTADEATPRPSRADLASLTVVEAACDQAVPSELTEYQLKGWRDGGLAVDHHTVPGARHMHLVNPDRDGCAAVLALLAGDPAAAEGSAS; translated from the coding sequence GTGACCGTCCAGGAAGGCGTGCTGCGCTACGGCGACTCGCCGTGGCAGCGGATCGACCTGTACACCCCCGTGCGGGAGCCGGTCCGCGGCGCGGCCGTGATCTTCCACGGCGGGTTCTGGCGGCACGACCGCATCGCCCGCGACCTGGAGCCGCTGGCCGTGGCGCTGGTGCGGCGCGGGTGCGCCACCGCGGCGGTGGAGTACCGCCCGGCCTGGGACGGCGGACAGTGGCCGGCGGCCGCCGAGGACGCCGTCCAGGCGCTGGAGCGGCTGGACGCCGTCGGTGCGCCCTGGCAGGACGCCACGCTGGTGGGGCACTCCGCCGGGGCGCACCTGGCGCTGGCCGCCGTCGCCGGGCGGGGCGCCGGCCGGCGCGCGGTCCTGCTGGCACCCGTCGTGGACCTGGCGCACACCCTCGCGACCGGGACCGGCGGGCCGGCCGTCGGCCACTTCCTCGCCGGACACCTGGCGGCCGGCGGCACCGCCGACGAGGCGACCCCCCGGCCCTCGCGGGCCGACCTGGCGTCGCTGACCGTCGTCGAGGCGGCCTGTGACCAGGCGGTACCCAGTGAACTGACGGAGTATCAGCTCAAGGGGTGGCGGGACGGCGGACTCGCCGTGGACCATCACACCGTTCCCGGCGCCCGCCATATGCACCTGGTCAACCCGGACCGGGACGGCTGCGCCGCGGTACTGGCGCTGCTGGCCGGTGACCCGGCGGCCGCCGAGGGGAGCGCGTCATGA
- a CDS encoding diiron oxygenase — MKSPLNQWYEKAGVRRDPRRVIGQDLESGKTLFPEAMIPYLDHPLVRALGPDERFRIVARHLYQYLHFTMHFETSVVNRATERIANGTSGLGVTTGMRLDAYKIYCDEAYHALYSLDIIDQVRGATDIDVPAYDFMPFLSQLDGIGAQVMPGEPLLSQLLQVVVFETLVTSILKDVPKDPLVVTTVRDVVRDHAEDEGRHHAYFSGFFKELWTDLDPALRERSARCLPELVLRSLAPDLAPVRNSLRLAGLDKDGVEQVVADAYAPVQVREQIRHSARHTVRLFESVGVLEMPGAEEAFAAAGLV, encoded by the coding sequence ATGAAGTCCCCGCTGAACCAGTGGTACGAGAAGGCAGGGGTCCGAAGAGACCCGCGGCGCGTCATAGGCCAGGACCTGGAATCGGGAAAGACGCTCTTCCCGGAGGCGATGATCCCGTACCTGGACCATCCGCTGGTGCGGGCCCTGGGGCCCGACGAGCGCTTCCGCATCGTCGCCCGGCACCTCTACCAGTACCTCCACTTCACCATGCACTTCGAGACGAGCGTGGTGAACCGCGCCACCGAGCGCATCGCCAACGGCACCTCGGGCCTGGGGGTGACGACCGGGATGCGGCTGGACGCGTACAAGATCTACTGCGACGAGGCGTACCACGCCCTGTACAGCCTCGACATCATCGACCAGGTGCGCGGCGCCACCGATATCGACGTGCCCGCTTACGACTTCATGCCCTTCCTGAGCCAGCTGGACGGCATCGGCGCACAGGTCATGCCGGGCGAGCCCCTGCTGAGCCAGCTGCTGCAGGTCGTCGTCTTCGAAACGCTGGTCACCTCCATCCTCAAGGACGTCCCCAAGGACCCCCTGGTCGTGACCACCGTGCGGGACGTGGTGCGCGATCACGCCGAGGACGAGGGCAGGCACCACGCCTACTTCTCCGGGTTCTTCAAGGAGCTGTGGACCGACCTGGATCCGGCCCTGCGCGAGCGCTCCGCCCGCTGTCTGCCGGAACTGGTCCTGCGCAGTCTGGCTCCCGACCTGGCGCCGGTGCGCAACTCGCTGCGCCTGGCGGGCCTGGACAAGGACGGTGTGGAGCAGGTCGTCGCCGATGCGTACGCGCCCGTGCAGGTCCGCGAGCAGATCCGCCACTCGGCCCGGCACACCGTCCGGCTCTTCGAGTCGGTGGGCGTGCTGGAGATGCCGGGCGCCGAGGAGGCCTTCGCGGCGGCGGGCCTGGTCTGA
- a CDS encoding nucleoside-diphosphate kinase — translation MTLTTDAVCRSAVAADALGALTADPDKRELYRYDTYAREGLDSFAAMGALERSRGVTFVALKPDAVAGRRCRQLLDVLYEEGWFPLAATTVRFDPLLTRELWRYQFNAASQQRIAVVDHLLGSGPALLVLLGDARRPAWMPASVRLTAAKGSADPEAARGRDLRTRIGRVNGLFNFMHTADDPADVVRELQLFSYQTGWQWCREALTCDVPGQPPEPGSGPAHELLPQLEAAIPQHDLDLARSLRRLERGTDAWAELATTAAAPEHIGAWLAELARTPLPYGSARWDVLSVVTGWIDCNEPGVAPLLPTSSAAAWEPAAPGENPTAKEAERCLS, via the coding sequence ATGACACTGACGACTGACGCGGTATGCCGCTCGGCGGTCGCGGCCGACGCGCTCGGCGCGCTGACGGCCGACCCCGACAAGCGCGAGCTGTACCGCTACGACACCTACGCCCGCGAGGGACTGGACTCCTTCGCCGCGATGGGGGCGCTGGAACGCTCCCGGGGCGTGACGTTCGTCGCGCTCAAGCCCGACGCGGTCGCCGGGCGGCGCTGCCGGCAGCTCCTGGACGTGCTGTACGAGGAGGGCTGGTTCCCGCTGGCGGCGACCACGGTGCGCTTTGATCCGCTGCTGACCCGGGAGCTGTGGCGCTACCAGTTCAACGCCGCCTCGCAGCAGCGCATCGCGGTCGTCGACCACCTGCTCGGCTCGGGCCCCGCCCTCCTGGTGCTGCTCGGCGACGCCCGGCGCCCCGCGTGGATGCCCGCCAGCGTCCGGCTGACGGCCGCCAAGGGCAGCGCGGACCCCGAGGCCGCGCGCGGCCGCGATCTGCGGACCCGCATCGGGCGGGTGAACGGCCTGTTCAACTTCATGCACACCGCGGACGACCCGGCCGACGTCGTCCGCGAGCTGCAGCTGTTCTCCTACCAGACCGGCTGGCAGTGGTGCCGCGAGGCGCTGACCTGTGATGTCCCCGGGCAGCCGCCCGAGCCCGGCAGCGGCCCCGCGCACGAGCTGCTGCCCCAGCTGGAGGCCGCCATCCCCCAGCACGACCTGGACCTGGCCCGGTCCCTGCGCCGCCTGGAGCGCGGCACCGACGCCTGGGCCGAACTGGCCACCACCGCCGCCGCACCCGAGCACATCGGCGCCTGGCTGGCGGAACTGGCCCGCACCCCGCTCCCGTACGGCAGCGCGCGCTGGGACGTGCTGTCGGTGGTCACCGGCTGGATCGACTGCAACGAACCGGGCGTGGCACCCCTGCTGCCCACGTCGTCGGCAGCCGCCTGGGAGCCCGCCGCACCCGGCGAGAACCCGACCGCGAAGGAGGCCGAACGGTGCCTGTCCTGA
- a CDS encoding (2Fe-2S)-binding protein, whose amino-acid sequence MTDESDPLICMCAHVRESEILAAAGRGCRDLAAVREETSANTGCGDCAEDVEELLAYAAP is encoded by the coding sequence ATGACCGACGAATCCGACCCCCTGATCTGTATGTGCGCCCATGTCAGGGAGAGCGAGATCCTCGCCGCGGCCGGCCGCGGCTGCCGCGACCTGGCGGCCGTGCGCGAGGAGACCTCGGCCAACACCGGCTGCGGGGACTGCGCCGAGGACGTCGAGGAACTTCTGGCGTACGCCGCGCCCTGA
- a CDS encoding LysE family translocator, which produces MTNFIGYIAVAGLIVVSPGADTLVVIRNALHGGARAAVQTAAGVCTGLVAWAVASVAGLSAVLAASPALFTAIKIAGAAYLVFLGIRAIASARRPLGDVDTPTRLNWRQGAVTSLGNPKVGVFYTSFLPQFIPAGNGSLPVSLTLAGIHIALSFLCLCGYALLVLRLGNIFKRDGWRRALETVGGGALCAIGTWLVVSAMA; this is translated from the coding sequence ATGACCAACTTCATCGGATACATCGCCGTGGCCGGACTGATCGTCGTGTCCCCCGGCGCGGACACTCTGGTGGTCATCAGAAACGCCCTGCACGGCGGCGCCAGGGCCGCCGTGCAGACCGCCGCGGGGGTGTGCACCGGACTGGTCGCCTGGGCGGTGGCATCGGTGGCGGGGCTCTCGGCCGTGCTGGCCGCCTCGCCCGCCCTCTTCACCGCCATCAAGATCGCCGGAGCCGCCTACCTGGTCTTCCTGGGCATCCGCGCCATCGCCTCGGCCCGCAGACCGCTCGGCGACGTGGACACCCCCACCCGGCTGAACTGGCGTCAAGGGGCGGTCACCAGCCTGGGCAACCCCAAGGTCGGCGTCTTCTACACCTCGTTCCTGCCGCAGTTCATCCCGGCCGGAAACGGCTCCCTGCCCGTCTCCCTCACCCTGGCCGGCATCCACATCGCCCTCAGCTTCCTGTGTCTGTGCGGCTATGCGCTGCTGGTGCTGCGGCTCGGAAACATCTTCAAGCGGGACGGCTGGCGCCGCGCGCTGGAGACCGTGGGCGGCGGGGCACTGTGCGCCATCGGCACCTGGCTGGTGGTCTCGGCCATGGCCTAG
- a CDS encoding ornithine carbamoyltransferase has protein sequence MTELMTGLPPVTPEQGVFSLGELSRDEVHQLVRRGADFYRDIGAHRSPLSGRVAGILFTKTSTRTRTAFTTAALRLGASPVTFGPHDLQTNTGESITDTGRILGSMLDLLVARTAGPLDELREISRHGGIPVVNAMAAEEHPTQGICDLATISMCRGGVDGARIVYLGEGNNTATALAQGIAHFSGCQVTFATPEGYGLPAAALESAAKRAAQHGTTLTQVHSTDELPDEADFVYTTRWQTTGTAKPDADWREKFLPFYVDEALMDRWPQARFLHDLPAHRGEEVAGSVLDGDRSVAWGQARMKLTSAMSTLEWLADRL, from the coding sequence ATGACTGAACTCATGACGGGACTGCCGCCCGTGACCCCGGAACAGGGCGTGTTCTCCCTGGGCGAGCTGTCCCGGGACGAGGTGCACCAACTGGTCCGCCGCGGTGCCGACTTCTACCGGGACATCGGCGCGCACCGCAGCCCGCTGAGCGGCCGGGTGGCCGGCATCCTCTTCACCAAGACCTCGACCCGCACCCGTACGGCGTTCACCACCGCCGCCCTCCGCCTGGGCGCCTCCCCGGTCACCTTCGGCCCCCACGACCTGCAGACCAACACCGGCGAGTCGATCACCGACACCGGCCGCATCCTGGGCAGCATGCTGGACCTGCTGGTCGCCAGGACGGCCGGCCCGCTGGACGAGCTGCGCGAGATCTCCCGGCACGGCGGCATCCCGGTGGTCAACGCGATGGCGGCGGAGGAGCACCCGACGCAGGGGATCTGCGATCTGGCGACGATCAGCATGTGCCGGGGCGGGGTGGACGGCGCGCGCATCGTCTACCTCGGCGAGGGCAACAACACCGCCACCGCCCTCGCGCAGGGCATCGCCCATTTCTCCGGCTGCCAGGTCACCTTCGCCACCCCCGAGGGGTACGGTCTGCCGGCCGCGGCCCTGGAGTCCGCCGCCAAGAGGGCGGCCCAGCACGGCACCACGCTCACCCAGGTGCACTCGACCGACGAACTCCCCGACGAGGCCGACTTCGTCTACACCACCCGCTGGCAGACCACGGGAACCGCCAAGCCGGACGCCGACTGGCGGGAGAAATTCCTGCCGTTCTACGTCGACGAGGCCCTGATGGACCGCTGGCCGCAGGCCCGGTTCCTGCACGACCTGCCCGCTCACCGCGGCGAGGAGGTGGCCGGCAGCGTGCTCGACGGCGACCGGTCCGTGGCCTGGGGGCAGGCCCGGATGAAGCTCACCAGCGCCATGTCCACGCTGGAATGGCTGGCGGACCGGCTCTGA